GATTCACTAAGGTCTGGGCGATCATAGGACAGCCTCCCATTCCGTAGAAAAAACCGTTTAAAATGTTTGAACTTCCCTGTGCTATGCATTCTCTGTTACTGTTTCCGCGGGTTCCGGTAATTTCATCAACCAAATTCAGCGTGAGCAGACCTTCTGTTAAACCAACAGCCGCAACAATTACCGAATAAGGAAATATGATCTGTAAAGTTTCAAATGAAAATGGAATATTCGGGATGTGAAAAGGAGGAAATCCTCCCTGAACAGATGCAATATCTTCTACCGTTTTGGTTTCAATATTAAAAACAATTACTAAAGCAAAAACTACCATAATGGCAACCAAAGAAGCCGGAACTGCTTTAGTAATCTTCGGAAAAAGCAGTACAATCCCGATAGTCAGCGCAACCAAACCCAGCATAATATATAAAGGTGTTCCCTGAAGCCAGGACACCTGTCCGTTTACAATAGTCTTAAATTGTTCCAGCTGCGACATAAAAATCACCACTGCGAGTCCGTTTACGAAACCAAACATTACAGGCTGAGGAACGAGTCGGATAAATTTACCGAGTTTAAAAAGTCCGATGACTATTTGTACAATACCTCCAAGGGCGACTGCTGCAAAAACATATTCAATTCCGTGCGATTTCATCAGCGCAATCAAAACAATGACTGTTGCTCCTGCCCCGCCCGAAATCATTCCGGGTCTTCCTCCAAAAATGGCAGTTACCAATCCGGCAATAAAAGCCGCGTACAATCCTACCAAAGGCGGAAATCCGGCTAAAATGGCAAACGACAGAGATTCCGGAATCATCGTCATAGCCACAGTTAAACCAGCTAAAATTTCATTTTTATAATTAACCTTTTGGGTAAAATCGAAGAGTTGAAACGTTTTTTTCATAGGGCACAAATGTAGAAAATAATGCCCAAAAAGAGAATATCTCTTTCTAAACCTGAAAAATGTAATAAAACCGTAACTTAATTTTTGTTTTTGTTTGTTTCAAGTTTCATGTTTTACGTGACTAATCTGACCTGAAACATGAAACATGAAACATGAAACCTGAAACAAAATAATCATTCCAGCCGGATACACATGAATCCAAGGCAATTTACATAATTGATAATATTATCGCATTGTAGTTCTATACCTTCTACACGCAGGATTTTATCGCAATCCTCTAAATCAAAATTAATTTTATAGGCCGGAAACTGTCTTTTAATTACCGCTATTATATAATTGGTCTCAGCTTCCTTCTGCACGTTGGTTTTAAAAATCTCAACAATCATAACTATTAGATTTAAATCTTAAAAACTCTGAATTACTTTTTACCAAAAAGATTATACGATATCCCAAATCGCACATACCCCTGAGGATCTTCTTTATGATCATACACATATTTGCTTGTGCGTTCTCCCCTTTCGGTAAGACGAACGCTGAAAACATTATTGACACCGCCTTTTACAAAAGCTATAATTTTTGGGGTAAAACAATATTCATAGGTGATTCCGGTTTTTAATTCCAGCTGGTTCAGCTCATAAATTCCTTTTAGATTTGAAGTATTTAAATTGAGGTAAAAATTTTCTGTGTTTAATTCTGTTCCCAAAGAAATTCTTCCATCTTCAAGCAGTTCTCTTCTAAACAAAAGACGCTGCGGCAGAATAAAATCCATATCCCACTTTGAATTTTTAAATTTATGATTGACAGAAAAAAGTGGTGTAACCGGCACAATCGACGACGGATCCAGCAAAGCCAGAACCCCCAGCGTCATCGTTGTACTCGGCGTTCTTTTAATCACCACTACGGCAGAGGCAAAACCCTTTACACGCTGTGCATTATCTTCATTTCCGTCAACAGTTATTGTAGCATTGTAAATAGCCGGTTTTTTAAAAAGCGTAGACATATAGGTTCCTGTTAAAGCACCTGCCCAAAAATGAAATTCCCGACGGTCTCTTCTAAAAGTTTCGGCAGTTGTATAATTATAGATATCACCAAAATCATAACTTTCGTATTTATAACGAAGCGAGGTTGTCAAAACCAGTTTCTTAGATTTTGAAGCATAAAACGGCATATTGAAAGCGGCTTTAAACCTATTGTGATTTTCAATTCTTCCTCTTTCAAATTTATTCCCCAAAAAATCCGAATCATAATTAGACGGTCCTAATTCTTCGTACTGCACATCAAAAGTTCGTGTATTAGGAAACTTATCTACAACCGCTTTGGCAAAGGTTTTTACGCCAGGTTCTTTTTCCTGAGCGGTTAAACTAAAAGTGGTACAAACGAATAAAACCGACATGATTTTTGATTTCATAAAATTGGAGTATAGGATTTTGTTAGAGATTGTAATTGAAATTCAGCGTCAAAAGTAAATTACCAACTCCTATTATAACAGTAATTTTATACCAGTGGCGTCTATTTTATACGAACGGCGTTTGTATAATTTATCTCCTCCAAAACAGTAAAAACTATACTATTATAGTATTTTTGCCGTTATGACGATTGCAAAAATTTATCAAAACTTTATCCTTCGAAACATCTTCGTAAATACACTTGTATATCTTGTTATTCTGGCTTGTGTTTACGACGAAATAAAACTCGACGGACATACCTGGCAGTATATCCTCAGCCAGATTGCCATTGGTTATTTTCCCTGTATTATCTGGATAACCTGCTTTAATGTTTTTATTATTAAGCCGTTTTTATTCCGTAAAAAGTTTCAGCTTTTTTGTCTGCTGCTTTTAATCTACTGGACCGGTTTTTACTTTTTTATGGATTGGTTTTTTCCGTTTGTAGGATTAGGAAATTTAAAAACACTGCAAATATTATCTCTGATTATCAACGGAACATTTTTCTATTTTGTGCATATCGTCATAACCAAAAAAATGACTCAGGCTGATAAAGACATTATGAATTTCAAATCTGAACTTTCGTTTTTAAAACAACAGCTGAATCCGCATTTTTTATTGAATGCCATGAATAATTTATACGGAGAAGCACTGGCGGAACCTGATAAAGTTCCGGACCGAATCCTGAATCTTTCGGATATGCTCAGGTACCAGATCGAAGCTTCTAAAAAGGATTATGTTTTGATGGAAGAGGAAATAGGGTTTGTTCAGAAATACATTGAATATTATACATTTAGAAACGAAAGGCTTTCTGTAACCCAAAATATCGAAGGGGTTCATGATGAAATCGAAATTCCGCCTTTGTTCTTTTTACCTTTGGTAGAAAATGCTATTAAATTCTCCGGTGAAACATCGGAGCCTTTTATAAATCTGGATTTAAAAGTAAAATGCCGAAATCTGACGTTTACTTTAAAAAACAATTATCTGGATTCGGGTTCGCGTCTTTCGAGTACCGGAATTGGCATTGAAAATCTTAAAAGACGTCTGGAAGTTTATGGCTTAAAACACGATTTAAGCTGTAAAAAAGACAAAAACATGTTTACTGTAAAATTAAGTATATGGCATTTACCTACCGCTGTCTTATAATCGATGATGAGTCTCCGGCGCACAAAGCACTGATTTCGCACATCTCAAAATACGACGAACTGGAACATTCCGGAAGCGCCTTCAGCGGTATGGAAGCTTTGAAGATGCTCAATGCCAACCAATACGATATTATTTTTCTGGACATTAATATGCCGGTTATTTCGGGTGTAGAATTAATGGAATTACAGCCCAACCGACCGCTGACAATTGTCACCACCGCTTATTCTGATTTTGCGCTTTCGGCGTACCAAAACGACGCTATTGATTATCTGCTGAAACCCATTTCACCGGACAAATTTGCCAAAGCAATCGAAAAAGCAAAAACCTTTTTCTCAGGCAACAGCCTGAAAAAGGAAACCTCAACAAATTCCAAAACACTTTCTTATCGCATAAACGGACAAACGGTCGACATGCCGCTTGAAGATATTATTTATATCGAAAGTCTGGGCAATTACATGAAACTCTACAGCACCAAACTGAATCTGCCGCATATTATTTACGGTTCGCTCTCAAGCATTTCCTCAGAAATTGACAGTACAAATTTTGTACAGGTGCATCGCTCTTTCATCGTAAATGCGGGTAAGATTTCCTCTGTTACCTCCAAAAATTTAACCATGTCAAACGGAGAAAATATCCCCGTAGGCCGAAAATACCAGATCTTGCTGGACAGCTTCTTTAAGTAAACGTTACATAATCATTACGCATATAAAAATCTCAAATACAAATAGTTGAGATTTTTTTTTGTGGTAAAAAACCGTATAAATACTTGACATTATTTTTTAGAATTGTGGTATTCTTGATACAAATTAGTCCACAATAATTTGTTGGCTTTTACCAAAAAACAAACCTAAAAACAAACCAATTATGAAAAATTATGTAACCTTCACACTATTGATATTTTTTATCATTTCGTGTAATTCCAGCAAAGATTTAAAAAGATTAGATTCGAAATCTTTTTCTGGAAAAAATAATGTATTAGGATTAAATGCAATAAATGCAAATAACAATTATTATACTAAAGCTATAATTGATTATCTCCTAATTAAAAAAATAATAGATGGAAACAGTATTAGAGAATTTGGAATTCCGAAAAACAATCCCAAAAATGAAAACACTGAAAAAGTTCTTCAAATTGCACTTTTCCCAGAACTATCCACAAATACATCATATGCAAACACTAACACTGATGCAACAATAACAAAATTATTAGAATCAGGGATTAGAACCTGCTTTTATGATTTACCTTTAAAATTAAAAGATTTACAGAGTGGCTTTCAATTTAACCATTATGTATTTAAAAGTTCTAATCGTGCTGCTATGCAAGCATTTGGCATTGTCAATAGTGAAGTAAAAGAAAACTCTTTATACATAATTACAGATTATCTACAATATCAAGATATCAATTGCTCCGGTCTACCCACAATACGATATGCAGTAGGTATAAGAGCTGAGTTTAGAATAATTGGAATAGAATCAGAATCTCAATTACAAGGCATTGGTTCATTAGCTGGTCTCGCCGCTCAGGTTGAAACCAATTCACAAAAAGTAAATTTAACAATAAAAACAATAGGACTAACAGGTATTGATTCCAGACTTTCTATACCATCTAATACTACCTTCGATGTAAAAACATATAGTGATTACGAAAAAATAATTGATTTCATAAGAAATCTCAAAGATAACGAAGACAAAGAAGTTAAAGATAATAAACAACTAATTGTTCAGCCACAAATAATCCCAGTAATGGATGAATATAGAGCATCTCTTGAGTATTCATTTTATCCAATGCTAGAATCAATTGAGTTATTAGAATTAAAGCTAAGAACAATTGAAAAAAATAATTTATCTCAAATTGAAATTGATACAATTAAGAAAAATATAAATAGTTTAAAATTATCAATTTTACAAGATGAAACTAAGGATTTAATTAGGAAGTATAGACAATTAAATAATAATTATAATACTATAAATAGTACTTCGAATATTACCGAAATTTTCACCTATTTAAACAGAAAAAGTAATATCGAATCTTCTTTAGAGCAATTTTCAAAAGATACCACAAAAGATTCTTTAGCTCATAACACTTCAAAAAAAACACCTAAAATCATAGATTTGGTTGGAGGCAGAAATGTTTTAATTGCAAAAGAATGGGAAGAAAAAGGTTTCGATTATATTTTATCAAAAGAATTCGATAAAGCTATATTCGCTTTCAAGCAATCTGAAATTGAAGTACCACAATTTCATAGTTCATCTGAAATAGTAAAGTTTTTAAATGACAACAAATCTAAAATAACAAATAATAATAACGAATACCTTAAAGCATTAAAAATAATTCGTGAAAATTATACTTGGAGAGTTTCAGAAGAAATAATCAAAAAATTAGATACCAAATTAAAACCATAACAAATAACCATATACATTTAATTAAATACTTCCACTTGAAAGCTCAACTCAAAAAGTTGAGCTTTCATATCTCAATACTAAAAATCACGTAAAGATACGTTATGCCCTATGCTTATTTATTAATGCAATTGTTGAATAAAATTTTTATTTGAATTATGTTTTTCCATAAAGCAAATAATTAAGTTATTCAGATATTTGAAGACAATAAACAAAGTAAGAATTTAAAAAGAGATTAAAGTTTACTAATTGATACTAGAAATCAACTAACCAAAACAACTATGTACTCAACAACCCAACAAGAAAAAGATTTTTTAAATCAGGTAAAATCACCAACTACAAACTCTTTAAAAGAGTTAACTGATAGAGAACTAATGGAAAAACAAACTATTCATTTAATGAATATTGAGAAAAGTAACGAAAGAATAAAAGTCAATTTGCAATTTTGGTTTTATTTCGCGATTGTCGGTATTGTAATAGCTATTTTATTTTCAATACAATAAAAACATATCCAAAAACATTTT
This portion of the Flavobacterium gelatinilyticum genome encodes:
- a CDS encoding SulP family inorganic anion transporter — translated: MKKTFQLFDFTQKVNYKNEILAGLTVAMTMIPESLSFAILAGFPPLVGLYAAFIAGLVTAIFGGRPGMISGGAGATVIVLIALMKSHGIEYVFAAVALGGIVQIVIGLFKLGKFIRLVPQPVMFGFVNGLAVVIFMSQLEQFKTIVNGQVSWLQGTPLYIMLGLVALTIGIVLLFPKITKAVPASLVAIMVVFALVIVFNIETKTVEDIASVQGGFPPFHIPNIPFSFETLQIIFPYSVIVAAVGLTEGLLTLNLVDEITGTRGNSNRECIAQGSSNILNGFFYGMGGCPMIAQTLVNLGAGSRARLSGIIAALTILIIILFGAPVIGKLPMAALVGVMMMVAVTTFEWASFRIINKMPRHDIFVGILVAVVTIVLHNLALAVLIGVIISALVFAWESAKRIRARHYIDENGIKHYEIYGPLFFGSTTVFLEKFDIQNDPKHIIIDFKESRVSDMSAIEALNNLTKKYNQANKVVELKHLSEDCRKLLKNADAVIDVNVIEDPTYKVVS
- a CDS encoding DUF6268 family outer membrane beta-barrel protein: MKSKIMSVLFVCTTFSLTAQEKEPGVKTFAKAVVDKFPNTRTFDVQYEELGPSNYDSDFLGNKFERGRIENHNRFKAAFNMPFYASKSKKLVLTTSLRYKYESYDFGDIYNYTTAETFRRDRREFHFWAGALTGTYMSTLFKKPAIYNATITVDGNEDNAQRVKGFASAVVVIKRTPSTTMTLGVLALLDPSSIVPVTPLFSVNHKFKNSKWDMDFILPQRLLFRRELLEDGRISLGTELNTENFYLNLNTSNLKGIYELNQLELKTGITYEYCFTPKIIAFVKGGVNNVFSVRLTERGERTSKYVYDHKEDPQGYVRFGISYNLFGKK
- a CDS encoding sensor histidine kinase; the encoded protein is MTIAKIYQNFILRNIFVNTLVYLVILACVYDEIKLDGHTWQYILSQIAIGYFPCIIWITCFNVFIIKPFLFRKKFQLFCLLLLIYWTGFYFFMDWFFPFVGLGNLKTLQILSLIINGTFFYFVHIVITKKMTQADKDIMNFKSELSFLKQQLNPHFLLNAMNNLYGEALAEPDKVPDRILNLSDMLRYQIEASKKDYVLMEEEIGFVQKYIEYYTFRNERLSVTQNIEGVHDEIEIPPLFFLPLVENAIKFSGETSEPFINLDLKVKCRNLTFTLKNNYLDSGSRLSSTGIGIENLKRRLEVYGLKHDLSCKKDKNMFTVKLSIWHLPTAVL
- a CDS encoding LytR/AlgR family response regulator transcription factor, translated to MAFTYRCLIIDDESPAHKALISHISKYDELEHSGSAFSGMEALKMLNANQYDIIFLDINMPVISGVELMELQPNRPLTIVTTAYSDFALSAYQNDAIDYLLKPISPDKFAKAIEKAKTFFSGNSLKKETSTNSKTLSYRINGQTVDMPLEDIIYIESLGNYMKLYSTKLNLPHIIYGSLSSISSEIDSTNFVQVHRSFIVNAGKISSVTSKNLTMSNGENIPVGRKYQILLDSFFK